The following DNA comes from Blattabacterium cuenoti.
ATACAAAGGAATGATATGGTTGTTTTTAATTTTCCAAAAGACGTTAATCATAAGGTTATAGATAAAAAAGATAATTATATTAAACGTTGTGTAGGATTACCAGGAGATTTAATTTTTATTAAAAAAGGGATTTTATTTGTAAACCACAAAAAAGAAAAATTAATTTCAAATAAGGAACAAGCTTATTTAATTAAAACAGAAAACGTTCCTTTAAACGTAGAATATCTAGAAAAAGAAATGGATATTGAGGATATTCAATTTATAATGGAAAAAAATGATGAATATTTTTACCAGATTATGTTAACCGAAAAAGAGGCAATTCAAATAAAAAACTTATTCGATAATATAATTTTTGTGAAAAAGCATATACTTCCAATGTCTTTCCGAGAAAATTATATATTTCCAAATAATTATGGTTGGAACAGAGATTTTTTTGGGCCACTACATATTCCTAAAAAAGGAGAATTAATCAAATTAGATTTAAAAAATATTCATATTTATAATGATATTATAACTTATGAAAAGGGAAAAAAAATAAATTATCCATCAAAAAAATATTACGAAGTAAAAAATAATTATTATTTCATGATGGGAGATAATAGACATAATTCATACGATTCCCGTTACTGGGGTTTGGTCCCAGAAGATCATATAGTAGGAAAACCTGTATTTATATGGATGAGTATTGATTGGAATCGAAAGAATCCTTTAAATTTTATTCATTGGAAATTACGTTGGAATCGTATCATGACAACAATAGACGGAAAATATTCTTATTTATATGTATTTCTTTTATTTTCATTTATATATTTTTTAGTCGATTTTTATTTTCGAAAAAAATTTCCTATCAAATAACCAGATAAAATTCCACCAATATGAGCAAAATGAGCAACTCCAGGAGATAAATTAAAAATAGAAGAAATAAAACTTCCCAAAATAAAAATGAGAATAGCTTTTCTTACAGCAATCGGAAAAGGGAAAGGTAATATGAAAATTTTATGTTCTGGAAAAAATTTAGCAAAAGCTCCTACTATTCCACTTACAGCTCCAGAAGATCCCATCATAGGAGAATACATCGAACTATAAAGACTAATTTTTTGTTCTTCATTCAACAAATTTAATATTTTTATAGCTTTCGTAAAATCTAAACTTTTAACAAAATAATACATGACTCCAGTATTGAAAATAATTTGAAAAAATGCGGCCAAAATACCTGATAAAAAATATATTATCATAAATTTTTTAACTCCTAATCTATTTTCTATCTGACCTCCAAACATAAATAAAGCTATCATGTTAAAGATTATATGCAAAAAAAGACGTTTGGAGTGAACAAACATATGAGTTATAATTTGATATAATTGGAATTGATCGTCCAAAGGGTGATATAAAGAAAGTAGACTTTCTATTTTATATTGTGAAAAAACAAAAGTTGCTGTATATACAAGTATATTAATACTAATTAAATGTTTTACAGCATATGAATTAAAGTTTATATAAACATTCACTTTCTAAAAAAAATTTTTGTTTATAACAAAAAATATAGGGGAACCTGAATACGTACAATTTGGATTATGACAAGAAAATAAATCTCTAATTAAACACTCCATTTTGTTAGCATGCAACTCTTCTCCATATTTTATGGATGCATATTTAGAGATAGATTCAATAAGTTTTTTTTTGTTATTTTTTTCTCCTCTAATAAAATTAGATTTTAAAATATTATGAAAAACTTCATCTAATAAATTAAAATGGATCATGTTTTCAGGAATCGAATATAAGTAAGCTAATTCATGATCAAAATATAAATGAAATCCAAAATCGATTAGATCATCTTGAATATTTTTTAATGAAAAAAACTCTTTTTTCAAAAGTTTTATTTTTATAGGAAAAATAAATTTTTGACTTATCAAATTTTTTGTTTTTAAAAAAAATTCAAATAATACATTTTGATGAGCTCTATGTTGATCTACTAATATCATGGAATCTTTATTCGATATAAAAATTATGTATTTTTTATTAATTTGAAATGTTTCTATTTTTTTTTCATTAAAAACATAATGAGATAATTCACTTATAAAATGATTATTTATAATAGAAGAATAAGATTCATTAAGTTTTTTTCGAAATAAATTTTCTAATTGTAAAATCTTTTCTTTGTCAGAAAAATCGTAAAAACAAGAAAAAGAATTCGTTTTTTTAAACGAATTCAGTGTATCCAAGTTTTTGACTCTTTTTACTTTATATTGACAAAATAAAACATTTTTTATTTCTTGTTCAATCAAACTACCAATAATTTCTTCTCCTTCCAATTCAACTTCTTTTTTTGAAGGATGAATATTCCAATTTACTAAACTAGTATCTATATAAATAAAAATGAAATAGGAAATTGTTTTTAAATCTTTTAAAAAACCATCATAGGAATGAATAATTTTTTTATGTAATAAGGGATGTGTAATACAACGTTTATTTACCAATATAAATTGATCTCCTTTTTGGACATAAGTATCTGGTACACTAATAAATCCTTTAATAATAATTTTATTTCTTTTTATTAAAATAGATTTTAAAATTTTATTTTTGTTTTTCGCTATTTCTTTAATCCTTTCTATTAAGGAAACTTTATTAAAATGAAAAAAAATTTTATTATTATGATAAAAACGATATAAAATATTTCTATGTGCTAAAACTATTTTATAAAATTCATGAATAATATGTTGAAATTCGATTCGATACGATTTTAAAAATTGTCTTCTAGCAGGAATTTTATAAAAAATATTTTTAACTGATACTCTTGTCCCTTTAAGCATACTTATAGGGATTTCTTCTTTTATTTTACCATCTTCTACCAATAATTGTATTCCTACTGAATTATTTTCATTTCTAGTTTGTATTTCAAGTTGAGAAATCTGTGCGATAGAAGCTAAAGCTTCTCCTCTAAATCCTTTTGTATTAATTTTAAAAATATCATCAATTTTTTTGATTTTTGAAGTGGTATATCTTTGAATACACATTTTTGCATCATTTATACTCATTCCATTTCCATTGTCTATTAGTTGAATTAATGTTTTTCCTGAATCTTTGATGAAAATATCAATCATTGTTGCATTTGCATCTATTGCATTTTCTAAAAGTTCTCTTAAAACAGAAGAAGGACGTTGTATAACTTCTCCTGCAGCTATATGATGAATTATATTGTCAGGTAAAAATTGAATAATATCTTCTTTCATTTAATCGATTTTCTAAATAAAGACATATATATAGCTGTTTTAGCACATTCTACACCCTTGTTTCCATTTTTACCACCTGATCTATCAAAAGATTGTTGTTGATTTTTATCAGTAAGAACACAAAATATAATAGGAATATCATATTTTATATTAATATCTTTAATTCCTTGAGAAACGGCTTGACTTAAATATTCGAAGTGAAAAGTTTCTCCTTGTATAAGAGATCCAATTGTAATAATTGAATCAAAATTATAGTTTTTAGCTATTTTATTTGCAGAATAAATTAATTCATAACTTCCAGGAACTTCCCAAGTTTGTACATCTTCTATCCCCAATTGAATTAAAGTTTCATAAGCTCCTCTATATAATCTACTAGTGATTTCTTTATTCCATAAAGAAACAATAATTGCCAATTTTAAATTGGAATCTTTTATTTTATTTTTATCTAATAAGTAAGTAGGATTTTCTTTCATACAAGATAATTAATTTAATTCTTCTTTTCAAGAAAGACAATATATTTTTCTACGTTTTTTTTATATAAAAAAAAAGGATATCTTTCTTCTATTTTTTTAAAAAAATATTTAGAGTTTTTATACTTTTTCATGTAAAAACTTAGTAACGCGGCTTTGTAATAATAAAGAGGAGTTGTAATTTCATTATTTCTAACATTAGCTGCTATAATATAGTTTTCTAAAGCTTTTTCTTTATTTTTCATTTGTACATAAGCATCTCCAATTATCCCGTATTTTAAAGAAGATAAAATTTCATCTTTTGCAGAAAACTGATCCATCATTTTTATGGATTCTTTATAAAAACCTAATTTATAATAGCAAATTCCAGCATAAAATTTAGAAATATTACTTGCTTTAGTAAAAGGATATTTGGAAGGAATCCCAGAAAAACCTAAATAATTTATTTTAATCTTTTTTCTATTTAATGCTTTATCAATAAAACCTTTATAAAGATATTGCTTAGCATAATTTAATTCTTTCATGGCTTTTTCTTCTGAAGAAACCAAAAAAATTTTTGTAAAAAAAAAATATATTCCACTAACTATAATTAAAAATATGAAAAAAAGAAAAATTATCTTTTTTTTTATTAAACATTTTTTGATAATATAACTCAATTTTTTATAAATTCTATAAATATAATTGATTTTAATCAACTATTTAGTTTTTTTTTCTAATTACTTCTATAGTTTTTATTCTTTTATTATCTATACTTTTTATAATAAAGGAATAATTTAAAAAATTTATTTTTTGTTTTCTTTTTGGAAATTCTTTGTTTATTTCCATAATAAATCCACCTAAAGTATCTGCATCTCCTTTTTTTTGTTCAAAAAATATTTCTTCTTTTATTTCCATAATACGGTAAAAATTAATTAAAGAAGTTTTTCCATCAAATAAATAATTATTTTGGTTGAGTTTAGAAAAAGACATATCTTCTTCATCAAATTCATCAATAATATCTCCTACAATTTCTTCAATTACATCTTCAAGAGTCACTAAACCACAAGTCCCCCCATATTCATCAACCACGATAGCTAAATGAATTTTTCTCCTTTTAAAATCACTTAAAAGATCATCTATATTTTTTTTTTCTGGAACAAAAAAAGGTGGATGAATTAATTGAGTCCATTTAAAATTTTTTTCATAAATAGATGGAATAAGATCTTTAGCAAAAAGGACTCCTTCTATGTCATCAATATTATCTTTATAAATAGGAATTCTAGAGTAACCTTGATCACGAACTAATTCTAAAACATCAGAAAAAATTGTATTTCTATTTAAAGCAAACATATCTATTCTTGGAGTCATAATTTGATGAGTTTCTGTATTTCCAAAATCAACAATTCTTTGTAGAAATTGACATTCTGTAACATTTTTTTGATTTGAAGATGTAATTTTTAAAGCTTTTGAAAGCTCTTCTAAAGAAATGATATTCTTTTTCTTTATGATTTTATTTTCTATAAATTTTGAAATAAAAATGATTGTCCTACTAATAGGGGTTAGAATATTACTGAGAAAGAATAAAGTTTCTGACATGAAAATAGCAAAACGTAAATTATTTTTACTAGCATATATTTTAGGAATAATTTCTCCAAAAACTAATAAAATAAAAGTCAAAAAAACAACTTCTAAAAGAAAATTAATAGATAGATAAAATTGATTATAAATAACAAAATATTTTTTTTCGATAAATTCTGTTATTAAATAAGAACTTAATATTACAATTCCAATATTGGAAAAATTGTTAGATATTAATATTGTTGCTAATAATTTTTTTTTATCTCTAAGAATTTTTAATACTATATTTTCTTTATAAGAATTTTTTTTTCTCTCTTTATCAATAGTTTTTTTTTCTAGACAAAAAAAAGCAGTTTCGGATCCGGATATTAGTGCAGAAAATAATAATAATATTATTATTAATGCAAAATAAAAAATAAAATATAAAGTGCTTTCTAAAAAAATATTCGTCGAAGATTCTTTTTTCAATAGATTAAATTTTGATAATAGTTTTTAGAAAAAAAATTTTTTATGATAAAAATTGTATAATTAATTAATACAAAAACTAAATCATTTTTTTATGTTTAAAAAATAAGGTAATAGGACGAGGAAAAGGATATTTTCCTATTTTATTAGATGATATAAAAAAGAAATTATTAAGTAATATATTTTTTGAATTTTGTAAAATTTTACAATTTAAAAACTGAATAGATAAGATTTGATGAGTTAATTTATATTTCATGGTAAAAGAAATCATGGAATTTAAAACGATTATTCTAAATTTATTCCAAATTTCACCTATTATTTCGGAAATAGTAAGATTATTTTTTGATTCTATCAAAGGAAAATCGTATAGACCTTTCCATATATCATTTTTTAATCGTTTATTAATACATATATTATTATGATGATCATATATTATAATATAATAAAAGAATCTATGTTTTATAGATTTCTTTGTTTTTTTTATAACAGGTAATTTATATATAGTTCCATTTTCAATTGAAAAACAAGAATTTTTTACTGGACATAAGTCACACTTAGTGTTTGTTGGAGTGCATAAAATAGAACCTATATCCATAATCGCTTGATTAAAAATTCCTGGATTGTTAGAATCCATCATTTTTGAAATAACAGTTCTAAATATATTTCTTGTTATAATAGATCTTATATTATTATAAATACCCAAATATCTAGAAAAAAATCGGTAAGCATTTCCGTCAATAGCAGGAACAACTTCATTAAAACAGATAGATGCTATAGCCCCAGCTATATACGGTCCTATCCCTCTATATTTTATTAACTCTTCATATTTTGTTGGAAAAACATTATTTTTTTTTTTACTATTTCTTTAGCGAAAGAATGTAAATTTATTGCTCTAGAATAATAACCTAAACCTTCCCATTCTTTTAATACATTTTTTTCCTTTGCTTGAGCTAATTTATTTAAATTTGGAAATTTGATTATGAAATTGTAATAATATTTTAAAATTTGTGAGACTCTTGTCTGTTGTAACATAAATTCTGAAACTAATATATAATATGGATTATTAGTTTCTCTCCAAGGAAGTTCTCTATGATTTTTGTTATACCAATTTATTATTTTTTTAGAAAAATCCATATCTATTTAATTTTAGAGCAATTTTATAAAAAATTGGTATATTTAAGAAACCGAATTTTGTGATTCGATATAATGATTAAACATGACAAAAGCAGATATAATAACAGAAATCATATCAGAAACTGGATCTGAAAGAATGGATACGCAAAAGGTGATAGAAACATTTATGAAAAAAATAAAACAAAGTTTAACATCAGGAGAAAATGTTTATTTAAGAGGATTCGGATCATTTATTATTAAATATAGAGCGAAAAAACTTGGACGTCATATCTCCAAAGACGAATCTATTGTAATTCCTGCACATAATATCCCAGCATTTAAACCTGCAAAATCTTTCACAGAATTAGTTAAAAAAAATGTTCCTATAAATAATATAAATAAGAAATAAATAGGAAGATGAATCAATAAAGATTATTTATTATGCCAAACGGAAAAAAAAGAAAAAGACGTAAGATCGCAACCCATAAAAGAAAAAAAAGAAATAGAAAAAATAGGCATAAAAAGAAATAAGAATAATTTATAAAACTTTTTTCCTTGTTTTTGTGTATTAAATATAAGATGAGTAAGGAATTGATTATAAATGCAGAAGAACAAGAAGTAAAAATAGCTCTTTTAGGAAACGGAAAGTTATTGGAGCTTCATAAGGAGATTCTCAATAAAAAATTTTCTGTAGGAGATTTATATTTAGGTATAGTGAAAAAAATTCTATATGGATTAAATGCAGCTATCATCGATATAGGACACTATAAAGGTGCATTTTTACATTACAATGATATTGACATACAACAAATAGGAAAAATGTTAGATTTGATTCCTATGAATCCTATAAAGGAAGATTTTTTTTCTAAAAAAAACGAAAATTCCATAAACGATATTTTGTATCCTGGACAAAAAATTTTGGTTCAAATTTCTAAAGAACCTATTTCCAATAAAGGGCCAAAACTCACTACAAAGATTTTCCTTCCAGGAAGAAACTTGATTCTTCTTCCTTTTTCAAAAAATATTTTTATTTCTCACAAAATAAATAATATAGAAGAAAAAAAAAGGTTATTTTCTTGCATAAATAAAATTAAACCTAATGAATTTGGTATTATTATTAGAACAGCAGCTTTTAACAAAGAAGAAAAAATCTTAAATGAAGAACTTCTATTTTTAATAAAAAAATGGAATAAAACATTAAATAACTTAATAAAAGTAGCTCCTGTTCGTGTGTTGAGTGAAAGTAGAAAAGCTTTTTGTTTATTAAGAGATTCATTTAATGAAGATTTGAAATACATTTATTGTAATAATTATTTTCTTTGTAAAAAAATTCATTCATATTTATCTTTCATTGCCCCTGAAAAAACGGATATAATCAAATATTATAAAGGAAATATTCCCATATTTGAAAAATATGGAATAGAAAAACAAATACAAATTTTTTTAGGTAAAAATGTTCCATTAGAAAATGGAGCATATATTGTTATAGAACATACTGAAGCTTTACATGTTATAGATGTAAACAGTGGAATGAACAACCATATGAAAAAAAATTGTACAGAATCAGACAGATTGAATAATATTTTAAAAATAAATCTATTAGCTGCAACAGAAATAGCAAGACAATTAAGATTAAGAGATATGGGAGGTATTATTGTAGTAGATTTCATAGACATGTTTGATCCAATTCAGAAAAAACAGCTTTATGAACATTTAAAAGAAAAAATGAAAGATGATAGAGCGAAGCACAAAATTTTACCCCCTAATAAATTTGGTTTAGTTCAATTTACTCGTCATAGAGTAAGACCTGAATTAAAAAAAGTAAATTATAAAAAATCTAAAGATTATTCTATAGACTATATCCATTATTTAGAATTTATTATAGAAACTACCATAAAAAATAAAAATCATAAAGGAATACAATTACACATACATTCTTTTGTTTCTGCTTATTTAAAAAAAGGATTTCCTTCTATTCAACAGAAATGGTTTTTTAAATACAGAAAATGGATTAAAATAATTCCAATAGATTCTTTTCAATATACAGAATATAAAATTATAAATAACAATCATGAAATAATATCATCTTCTTAAATTAAATAAAAAATAGTGGGCGTGGTGAAATTGGTATACACGTCAGACTTAGAATCTGATGCTACTTATACAGCGTAAGGGTTCGAATCCCTTCGCCCACACAAACACATTATAATATTATTTTTTGTTAAATTAAAAAATCATTTTGTCAAACGAAATAAGTGTGTAAAACCCTTTATTGTAAAAATAATTTTTCATTCCTTCTCTAAAACTTATCAAAACGAAATCTCCTCCCCAAGCTCCTAAACTCTTAACCAATCCTAAATAATCGGGAAAATACCTTTCTTTAATGGTAGGAATATCCAATATTTTGGATATAATACTCTCATGTTCTAGTAATAATTCTTCAAATTCTTGTAACGTTTTACAAAAAGATATTTTTAGAGTTATAGAAGAAATAGATTCTATATTCAAAGTAGAAATATTGTTTATTTTATTATAATGAAAAGAACGTACTTCTTCACAAGTATTTTGTTTTTTGTTGAGATGCAGAAAGAAAAGTTTATTTTTAAATGGAGGATTAAAATCTATAGGAATAATATGAGGTTCTTTATTAGAAGGAATATTATTATAAATTATTGGCTTTGATACAGAAACGCAAGCTATATCATATCCACTTCCATAAAATCCATTTCCTAATAACATATATGGATCTACTTTTGCCCATTTTGCTATATTATTAATTAAAGTAGAACTACTGCCTATTCCCCAAATTCT
Coding sequences within:
- the lepB gene encoding signal peptidase I; protein product: MMYQYIIHSIIFLFVEYIIHVLGTYRLYKKIGITSWKIYIPVYNIFVLLIKIYKKPIWIWGALFLLFIPLISIIILFILWMDLIRSFGKRTKKDMILFFLSSGTYIFYINFFDKNLLFHPIENKKKENNTGILLAFILSFLIHTYIIQPFVIPTSSMERSLLVGDFILVSKIHYGLRMPMAPISIPFTHNNIINSIKSYISVFTWPYFRFPPIQSIQRNDMVVFNFPKDVNHKVIDKKDNYIKRCVGLPGDLIFIKKGILFVNHKKEKLISNKEQAYLIKTENVPLNVEYLEKEMDIEDIQFIMEKNDEYFYQIMLTEKEAIQIKNLFDNIIFVKKHILPMSFRENYIFPNNYGWNRDFFGPLHIPKKGELIKLDLKNIHIYNDIITYEKGKKINYPSKKYYEVKNNYYFMMGDNRHNSYDSRYWGLVPEDHIVGKPVFIWMSIDWNRKNPLNFIHWKLRWNRIMTTIDGKYSYLYVFLLFSFIYFLVDFYFRKKFPIK
- a CDS encoding rhomboid family intramembrane serine protease is translated as MNVYINFNSYAVKHLISINILVYTATFVFSQYKIESLLSLYHPLDDQFQLYQIITHMFVHSKRLFLHIIFNMIALFMFGGQIENRLGVKKFMIIYFLSGILAAFFQIIFNTGVMYYFVKSLDFTKAIKILNLLNEEQKISLYSSMYSPMMGSSGAVSGIVGAFAKFFPEHKIFILPFPFPIAVRKAILIFILGSFISSIFNLSPGVAHFAHIGGILSGYLIGNFFRK
- the mutL gene encoding DNA mismatch repair endonuclease MutL codes for the protein MKEDIIQFLPDNIIHHIAAGEVIQRPSSVLRELLENAIDANATMIDIFIKDSGKTLIQLIDNGNGMSINDAKMCIQRYTTSKIKKIDDIFKINTKGFRGEALASIAQISQLEIQTRNENNSVGIQLLVEDGKIKEEIPISMLKGTRVSVKNIFYKIPARRQFLKSYRIEFQHIIHEFYKIVLAHRNILYRFYHNNKIFFHFNKVSLIERIKEIAKNKNKILKSILIKRNKIIIKGFISVPDTYVQKGDQFILVNKRCITHPLLHKKIIHSYDGFLKDLKTISYFIFIYIDTSLVNWNIHPSKKEVELEGEEIIGSLIEQEIKNVLFCQYKVKRVKNLDTLNSFKKTNSFSCFYDFSDKEKILQLENLFRKKLNESYSSIINNHFISELSHYVFNEKKIETFQINKKYIIFISNKDSMILVDQHRAHQNVLFEFFLKTKNLISQKFIFPIKIKLLKKEFFSLKNIQDDLIDFGFHLYFDHELAYLYSIPENMIHFNLLDEVFHNILKSNFIRGEKNNKKKLIESISKYASIKYGEELHANKMECLIRDLFSCHNPNCTYSGSPIFFVINKNFF
- the ribH gene encoding 6,7-dimethyl-8-ribityllumazine synthase — translated: MKENPTYLLDKNKIKDSNLKLAIIVSLWNKEITSRLYRGAYETLIQLGIEDVQTWEVPGSYELIYSANKIAKNYNFDSIITIGSLIQGETFHFEYLSQAVSQGIKDINIKYDIPIIFCVLTDKNQQQSFDRSGGKNGNKGVECAKTAIYMSLFRKSIK
- a CDS encoding tetratricopeptide repeat protein, whose translation is MSYIIKKCLIKKKIIFLFFIFLIIVSGIYFFFTKIFLVSSEEKAMKELNYAKQYLYKGFIDKALNRKKIKINYLGFSGIPSKYPFTKASNISKFYAGICYYKLGFYKESIKMMDQFSAKDEILSSLKYGIIGDAYVQMKNKEKALENYIIAANVRNNEITTPLYYYKAALLSFYMKKYKNSKYFFKKIEERYPFFLYKKNVEKYIVFLEKKN
- the gldE gene encoding gliding motility-associated protein GldE, with translation MKKESSTNIFLESTLYFIFYFALIIILLLFSALISGSETAFFCLEKKTIDKERKKNSYKENIVLKILRDKKKLLATILISNNFSNIGIVILSSYLITEFIEKKYFVIYNQFYLSINFLLEVVFLTFILLVFGEIIPKIYASKNNLRFAIFMSETLFFLSNILTPISRTIIFISKFIENKIIKKKNIISLEELSKALKITSSNQKNVTECQFLQRIVDFGNTETHQIMTPRIDMFALNRNTIFSDVLELVRDQGYSRIPIYKDNIDDIEGVLFAKDLIPSIYEKNFKWTQLIHPPFFVPEKKNIDDLLSDFKRRKIHLAIVVDEYGGTCGLVTLEDVIEEIVGDIIDEFDEEDMSFSKLNQNNYLFDGKTSLINFYRIMEIKEEIFFEQKKGDADTLGGFIMEINKEFPKRKQKINFLNYSFIIKSIDNKRIKTIEVIRKKN
- a CDS encoding NUDIX domain-containing protein; translated protein: MDSNNPGIFNQAIMDIGSILCTPTNTKCDLCPVKNSCFSIENGTIYKLPVIKKTKKSIKHRFFYYIIIYDHHNNICINKRLKNDIWKGLYDFPLIESKNNLTISEIIGEIWNKFRIIVLNSMISFTMKYKLTHQILSIQFLNCKILQNSKNILLNNFFFISSNKIGKYPFPRPITLFFKHKKMI
- a CDS encoding HhH-GPD family protein translates to MDFSKKIINWYNKNHRELPWRETNNPYYILVSEFMLQQTRVSQILKYYYNFIIKFPNLNKLAQAKEKNVLKEWEGLGYYSRAINLHSFAKEIVKKKIMFFQQNMKS
- a CDS encoding HU family DNA-binding protein is translated as MTKADIITEIISETGSERMDTQKVIETFMKKIKQSLTSGENVYLRGFGSFIIKYRAKKLGRHISKDESIVIPAHNIPAFKPAKSFTELVKKNVPINNINKK
- a CDS encoding Rne/Rng family ribonuclease, producing the protein MSKELIINAEEQEVKIALLGNGKLLELHKEILNKKFSVGDLYLGIVKKILYGLNAAIIDIGHYKGAFLHYNDIDIQQIGKMLDLIPMNPIKEDFFSKKNENSINDILYPGQKILVQISKEPISNKGPKLTTKIFLPGRNLILLPFSKNIFISHKINNIEEKKRLFSCINKIKPNEFGIIIRTAAFNKEEKILNEELLFLIKKWNKTLNNLIKVAPVRVLSESRKAFCLLRDSFNEDLKYIYCNNYFLCKKIHSYLSFIAPEKTDIIKYYKGNIPIFEKYGIEKQIQIFLGKNVPLENGAYIVIEHTEALHVIDVNSGMNNHMKKNCTESDRLNNILKINLLAATEIARQLRLRDMGGIIVVDFIDMFDPIQKKQLYEHLKEKMKDDRAKHKILPPNKFGLVQFTRHRVRPELKKVNYKKSKDYSIDYIHYLEFIIETTIKNKNHKGIQLHIHSFVSAYLKKGFPSIQQKWFFKYRKWIKIIPIDSFQYTEYKIINNNHEIISSS
- a CDS encoding GYDIA family GHMP kinase; translation: MYKRFFYSHGKLLLTGEYLILCGAFGLALPTIKGQSLSILKKNGSSILHWKSYDNTNNKPWFEGIFNLPYLDICYETEKKIAIKLRNLLLKTKKIQKNFLCNKNKLEIHVKAQLEFPRIWGIGSSSTLINNIAKWAKVDPYMLLGNGFYGSGYDIACVSVSKPIIYNNIPSNKEPHIIPIDFNPPFKNKLFFLHLNKKQNTCEEVRSFHYNKINNISTLNIESISSITLKISFCKTLQEFEELLLEHESIISKILDIPTIKERYFPDYLGLVKSLGAWGGDFVLISFREGMKNYFYNKGFYTLISFDKMIF